A stretch of the Actinoalloteichus fjordicus genome encodes the following:
- a CDS encoding LysR family transcriptional regulator: MDDLETRELRYFVAVAEELHFGRAADRLGIAQPPLSRAIRLLERRLGVRLLDRDRRGAALTDAGRVLLREAREALDAVAAAARRTRRAGEPSRPLVLVTKAGASHELLQRLLDAVASEPDAPPIDVLLCEVGEQARALRDGRADVALMHRPVDDLVGFDTEDLCVEGQIALLPANHPLASRDQLTLAEVSDVPDLPIARWPRLDGSYPDGPGPEVRTQSQLAQLVALGRTLLVIPASSRAWQWPDHVAVPVVDAPHITTVIAWPSSRHSPATASLVRAAAALRSTTPPAPEGPVPEG, translated from the coding sequence GTGGACGATCTCGAGACCCGCGAACTCCGGTACTTCGTCGCCGTCGCCGAGGAACTGCACTTCGGCCGCGCCGCCGATCGGCTCGGGATCGCCCAGCCGCCGCTCTCGCGCGCGATCCGGCTGCTGGAGCGGCGGCTCGGTGTCCGGCTCCTCGACCGTGACCGGCGTGGCGCGGCGCTCACCGACGCAGGCCGGGTGCTGCTCCGCGAGGCCCGCGAGGCCCTCGACGCGGTCGCGGCCGCGGCGCGTCGGACCCGGCGGGCAGGCGAGCCGTCGCGGCCGCTGGTGCTCGTGACGAAGGCCGGGGCTTCGCACGAGCTGCTGCAACGACTCCTCGACGCGGTGGCGAGCGAACCCGATGCGCCACCGATCGACGTCCTGCTGTGCGAGGTCGGCGAGCAGGCGCGGGCGCTGCGCGACGGGCGCGCCGACGTGGCGCTCATGCACCGGCCGGTCGACGACCTCGTCGGGTTCGACACCGAGGACCTCTGCGTCGAAGGCCAGATCGCGCTCCTGCCCGCGAACCATCCGCTCGCCTCCCGCGATCAGCTCACGCTGGCGGAGGTCAGCGACGTGCCGGACCTGCCGATTGCCCGATGGCCCCGGCTCGACGGGTCCTACCCGGACGGCCCTGGGCCGGAGGTGCGCACCCAGTCACAGCTCGCTCAGCTCGTGGCACTCGGCAGGACACTGCTCGTCATTCCCGCCTCCAGCCGTGCCTGGCAGTGGCCCGATCACGTGGCGGTGCCCGTCGTCGACGCGCCCCACATCACCACGGTGATCGCCTGGCCGTCGAGCCGTCACTCACCGGCGACGGCCTCGCTCGTCCGCGCAGCGGCCGCGCTCCGCAGCACCACGCCGCCTGCGCCCGAAGGCCCTGTGCCCGAGGGCTGA
- a CDS encoding ABC transporter ATP-binding protein, with translation MTDSTSDDPRGRPADAPDSSVDEQSPAVVLRGITRRFPGVVANDGVDLRVERGEIHALMGENGAGKSTLMSILYGALRPDAGEIELFGERVEPAGPAAAIAAGIGMVHQHFMLFPGLSVTENVIYGQEPVRRGLVDRAAARARVVELIERFRLGVDPDARVRDLPLGVRQRVEILKLLYRDTRVLILDEPTAVLTPDEVDRLFDVLRGLAAQGRSVILVTHKLGEVLAVSRRVTVLRDGRVAQVIPTAEASAASLASAMTGRDVELDIVHPPGSPGRPVLAVRELTVARRGGRPLVDSASFTVRAGEIVGIAGVAGNGQSELIEAIVGLRTASGGEVRVLDADVTRLRIAARRRAGLAYLPEDRGAVGSAPGASIAENLAAGFQRGSLRSRGGLLRPAAMHAHARAIIERFGVRAGDTRSPIRSLSGGNQQKALLGREITRKAPLLVVEQPTRGVDIAAVQAVHAELIACRDAGHAVLLVSAELSEIRGLSDRVLVCYEGRLVAELWRDEATEERLGLAMAGDS, from the coding sequence ATGACGGACAGCACCTCCGACGACCCGCGCGGCAGGCCCGCCGACGCCCCCGACAGCAGTGTCGACGAGCAGTCGCCCGCGGTCGTCCTGCGCGGAATCACCCGACGGTTCCCCGGCGTAGTAGCCAACGACGGCGTGGACCTGCGGGTCGAACGCGGCGAGATCCACGCGCTGATGGGCGAGAACGGGGCGGGCAAGTCGACCCTGATGTCCATCCTCTACGGCGCGCTGCGCCCGGACGCGGGCGAGATCGAGCTGTTCGGCGAGCGAGTCGAGCCCGCCGGGCCCGCTGCGGCGATCGCGGCGGGCATCGGCATGGTGCACCAGCACTTCATGCTCTTCCCCGGCTTGTCGGTCACCGAGAACGTGATCTACGGGCAGGAGCCGGTCCGGCGGGGACTCGTGGATCGCGCCGCCGCCCGCGCCAGGGTCGTCGAGCTGATCGAGCGGTTCCGCCTCGGCGTCGATCCGGACGCCCGGGTGCGTGACCTGCCGCTGGGCGTGCGCCAGCGGGTGGAGATCCTCAAGCTGCTGTACCGGGACACCCGCGTGTTGATCCTCGACGAGCCGACCGCCGTGCTCACCCCGGACGAGGTGGACCGGCTCTTCGACGTGCTGCGCGGCCTGGCTGCGCAAGGACGCAGCGTCATCCTGGTGACGCACAAGCTGGGCGAGGTGCTCGCGGTCAGCAGGCGGGTGACGGTGCTGCGGGACGGCCGGGTCGCCCAGGTGATCCCCACCGCCGAGGCGAGCGCGGCGAGCCTGGCCTCGGCGATGACCGGCCGCGACGTCGAGCTGGACATCGTGCATCCCCCCGGCTCCCCCGGCAGGCCGGTACTTGCGGTGCGGGAGCTGACGGTGGCCAGGCGGGGCGGCCGACCGCTGGTGGACTCGGCCTCCTTCACCGTGCGAGCGGGCGAGATCGTCGGCATCGCCGGGGTGGCGGGCAACGGCCAGAGCGAGCTGATCGAGGCGATCGTCGGACTGCGCACCGCCTCCGGCGGCGAGGTCCGGGTGCTGGACGCCGACGTCACCCGGCTGCGGATCGCGGCCCGACGGCGGGCAGGCCTGGCCTACCTGCCCGAGGACCGGGGCGCGGTGGGCTCCGCGCCCGGCGCGTCCATCGCCGAGAATCTCGCGGCCGGCTTCCAGCGAGGCAGCCTGCGCTCGCGGGGCGGGCTCCTGCGCCCGGCCGCGATGCACGCCCATGCCAGGGCGATCATCGAGCGTTTCGGCGTGCGGGCGGGCGACACGCGCTCGCCGATCCGCTCGCTGTCCGGCGGCAATCAGCAGAAGGCGCTGTTGGGCCGGGAGATCACCCGCAAGGCTCCGCTGCTGGTGGTCGAGCAGCCCACCCGGGGCGTGGACATCGCAGCAGTGCAGGCCGTGCACGCGGAGCTGATCGCCTGCCGGGACGCCGGGCATGCGGTGCTGCTCGTCTCGGCGGAGCTGAGCGAGATCCGCGGGCTGTCCGACCGCGTCCTGGTGTGTTACGAGGGTCGGCTGGTCGCCGAGCTGTGGCGGGACGAGGCGACCGAGGAACGGCTCGGACTGGCGATGGCGGGTGACTCATGA
- a CDS encoding TetR/AcrR family transcriptional regulator, with protein MSTVKAGFRTRTRQAILEAAGTLLGERPYASMSEIAEAAEVGRSTLHRYFTDRTELIVAMSEDLLERLGRAVAEAELDHGTPREALRRLLHGYFDIGPRVMFIVNELHVDCNEAFYARMAATEGPVERMLERGRAAGDFDDALSTDWVRRMLWYLLSAAWDAVGEKAMSRHSAIESVIRTLEHGVLGRDA; from the coding sequence GTGTCCACCGTGAAGGCAGGCTTCCGCACCAGGACGAGGCAGGCGATCCTCGAGGCAGCAGGCACGCTGCTGGGGGAACGCCCGTATGCATCGATGAGTGAGATCGCGGAGGCGGCCGAGGTCGGCCGAAGCACCCTGCACCGCTACTTCACCGATCGCACCGAGCTGATCGTCGCGATGTCGGAGGACCTGCTCGAGCGGCTCGGCCGGGCGGTCGCGGAGGCCGAACTCGATCACGGCACGCCTCGTGAGGCGCTGCGCCGCCTGCTGCACGGCTACTTCGACATCGGACCCCGCGTCATGTTCATCGTCAACGAGCTGCACGTCGACTGCAATGAGGCCTTCTACGCCAGGATGGCCGCGACCGAGGGGCCGGTCGAGCGGATGTTGGAACGCGGGCGGGCCGCTGGCGACTTCGACGACGCCCTCAGCACCGACTGGGTTCGGCGCATGCTGTGGTACCTGCTCTCGGCGGCGTGGGACGCCGTCGGCGAGAAGGCCATGTCACGACACTCCGCCATCGAGTCCGTCATTCGGACCTTGGAACACGGCGTCCTCGGGCGGGACGCCTGA
- a CDS encoding SDR family oxidoreductase, with translation MDRVNDTKTALVTGANKGIGFAIAQGLGAIGFTVAVGARDEVRRQEAVEKLRAAGVDAFGVALDVTSDESVASAAATVERTAGRLDVLVNNAGIGGRTDGDAQDPTTLDLDVVRTVLDTNVLGVIRVTNALLPLLRRAGSPRIVNVSSNMGSLTLQTGPILAAYAPSKSMLNSITAQYARRLADTNVIVNACCPGYVATDFTGFNSPRTPEQGAAIAIRLATLPDDGPRGGFFDDEGVIPW, from the coding sequence ATGGATCGCGTGAACGACACGAAGACCGCGCTGGTCACCGGCGCGAACAAGGGAATCGGCTTCGCCATCGCACAAGGACTCGGGGCGATCGGCTTCACGGTCGCGGTGGGCGCGCGCGACGAGGTCAGGCGCCAGGAGGCTGTGGAGAAGCTGCGGGCCGCAGGCGTCGACGCATTCGGGGTCGCCCTCGACGTCACCTCCGACGAGAGCGTCGCCTCGGCGGCGGCGACCGTCGAGCGGACGGCGGGACGGCTCGACGTACTCGTCAACAACGCGGGCATCGGAGGCCGGACCGACGGCGACGCGCAGGACCCGACGACGCTCGACCTCGACGTCGTCCGCACCGTTCTCGACACGAACGTGCTCGGGGTGATCCGGGTGACGAACGCGCTGCTCCCGCTGCTCCGCCGCGCAGGCTCGCCGCGCATCGTCAACGTGTCGAGCAACATGGGCTCGCTGACGCTGCAGACCGGCCCGATCCTGGCCGCGTACGCACCGTCGAAGTCGATGCTCAACAGCATCACAGCGCAGTACGCCCGCCGACTCGCCGACACGAACGTCATCGTGAACGCCTGCTGCCCCGGCTACGTCGCGACCGACTTCACCGGTTTCAACTCGCCGAGGACGCCGGAGCAGGGTGCCGCGATCGCGATCCGACTCGCCACCCTGCCCGATGACGGGCCGCGCGGCGGCTTCTTCGACGATGAGGGCGTCATCCCCTGGTGA
- a CDS encoding nucleoside phosphorylase, with protein MTDSPDSQAEGTADVLPVTKIPRRGLPGLALVVGDPARADAVAARLTEGRLIGENREYRTYAGTWRGVELVVSSHGVGGPGAVCLFAELAEAGVHTFLRFGTAGSLRRDIGDGDLVIAEAAVRDDGVSQQLVHPEYPAFATPEATLALTAAARTHGVTHRRGVVWTRAAFSPAVLTLPVREYTAAGVAAIEMELSALYVFASLRGLRAGGALVVDGYAGDDDVDATTYAPHRQVVVDAVRRSADVVLDALIALAESGERV; from the coding sequence ATGACCGACTCCCCCGACTCGCAGGCCGAGGGCACGGCCGACGTGCTGCCCGTGACGAAGATCCCCCGACGCGGCCTGCCCGGCCTGGCCCTGGTCGTCGGCGACCCCGCGCGTGCCGACGCCGTCGCGGCCCGGCTCACCGAGGGGAGGCTGATCGGCGAGAATCGCGAGTACCGGACGTATGCGGGCACCTGGCGGGGTGTCGAGCTGGTGGTGTCCTCGCACGGCGTCGGCGGACCCGGCGCCGTGTGCCTGTTCGCGGAACTCGCCGAGGCGGGCGTGCACACGTTCCTGCGCTTCGGCACGGCCGGATCGCTGCGTCGCGACATCGGCGACGGTGACCTGGTGATCGCCGAGGCCGCGGTGCGCGACGACGGCGTCTCCCAGCAGCTCGTCCATCCGGAGTACCCGGCCTTCGCGACGCCGGAGGCGACGCTGGCGCTGACGGCGGCGGCACGCACGCACGGCGTCACGCATCGGCGCGGCGTCGTGTGGACCAGGGCGGCGTTCAGCCCGGCGGTGCTGACCCTGCCGGTGCGGGAGTACACGGCGGCCGGGGTGGCGGCCATCGAGATGGAGTTGTCGGCGCTGTACGTGTTCGCGAGCCTGCGCGGGCTGCGCGCGGGTGGCGCACTGGTCGTGGACGGCTATGCAGGGGACGACGACGTGGACGCCACCACCTACGCGCCGCACCGACAGGTCGTCGTGGACGCGGTACGGCGCAGCGCCGACGTCGTGTTGGACGCGCTGATCGCCTTGGCCGAGAGCGGAGAACGAGTATGA
- a CDS encoding BMP family ABC transporter substrate-binding protein: MPRSLRYAAVLSLTAVAAMSCNASSNETGGDGADGPSFVLVTPNPIGVNDFLRLSVEGVENAAEEHGGTSSVYESSDPASIQQNMAAAVREAPDVVVAVGFNFADVLAQEAERNPEQQFLFIDSCTEESFPNVTCATFREHEASYLAGAQAGLLTETDHVGAVVVLDSPQFHRFSDPFGEGAAQTNPDVEFTQLFIGGQNPFNDPARAKELAGTLAGSGVDHVMGAASAAGNLGVFEAAEEGGFFAFGVDSNQCPASPGQVVDNVVKRTDVVIADGIDAILGGAPGDDRSYGLAEDGLSLSGLLDDASESQCTIAEHPEVIEEVAALRDRIVAGDITVVDPAGS, translated from the coding sequence ATGCCGCGCTCCCTCCGATATGCCGCCGTGCTCTCGCTCACCGCCGTGGCCGCCATGAGCTGCAACGCCTCGTCGAACGAGACCGGAGGCGACGGGGCCGACGGACCGTCCTTCGTGCTGGTGACCCCCAACCCGATCGGCGTGAACGACTTCCTCCGGCTCTCCGTGGAGGGCGTCGAGAACGCCGCCGAGGAGCACGGCGGGACCTCCAGCGTCTACGAGAGCAGCGACCCCGCCTCGATCCAGCAGAACATGGCCGCGGCCGTCCGGGAGGCGCCCGACGTGGTCGTGGCGGTGGGCTTCAACTTCGCCGACGTCCTCGCCCAGGAGGCCGAGCGCAACCCCGAACAGCAGTTCCTGTTCATCGACTCCTGCACCGAGGAGAGCTTCCCGAACGTCACCTGCGCGACCTTCCGCGAGCACGAGGCCAGCTACCTCGCGGGCGCCCAGGCGGGCCTGCTCACCGAGACCGACCACGTCGGCGCCGTGGTCGTGCTGGACTCCCCGCAGTTCCACCGCTTCTCCGACCCCTTCGGCGAGGGCGCCGCACAGACCAACCCGGACGTCGAGTTCACCCAGCTCTTCATCGGCGGTCAGAACCCGTTCAACGACCCGGCCCGCGCCAAGGAGTTGGCGGGCACGCTGGCAGGCAGCGGTGTGGACCACGTGATGGGCGCGGCCTCGGCGGCGGGCAACCTCGGCGTCTTCGAGGCGGCGGAGGAGGGCGGGTTCTTCGCCTTCGGCGTCGACTCCAACCAGTGCCCGGCCAGCCCGGGCCAGGTGGTGGACAACGTGGTCAAGCGCACCGACGTGGTCATCGCCGACGGCATCGACGCGATCCTGGGCGGTGCGCCCGGCGATGACCGCTCTTACGGCCTCGCCGAGGACGGCCTGTCGTTGAGCGGGCTGCTCGATGACGCGAGCGAGTCGCAGTGCACCATCGCCGAGCACCCCGAGGTCATCGAGGAGGTCGCCGCCCTGCGCGATCGGATCGTCGCGGGCGACATCACCGTCGTCGACCCGGCGGGCTCGTGA
- a CDS encoding acyl-CoA dehydrogenase family protein, translating to MSTPIEQPSVLHIAEEVAARLRADAVERERRGAEPVAEVALLRESGLLRLLVPVEHGGLGGDWPTAHRVIATVGAADASIGHLLGYHYFQLWRTRLFDVPEQQARLERATVEGGWFWAGVSNPRDAALVARAVPGGLAVSGRKFFATGASVADRLIASGTEADTGRKIAFTLDASAAGIRYLGDWDNLGQRLSASGGVEFTDAFVPEGDVLGAQPAPDEPRAWRDSLSPLGFQLLLSRLHVAIAEGALGEAGRYTAEQSRAWPLSGVEAATDDPYVLAEYGRLDARLTAATLLVDAASRAFEAAEALGTGLTAERRGKLGVLISRAKVVSTEVVNEVGTRIFELTGARATGARHGLDRYWRNARTLTLHDPVSYKAREIGRHLLTGELPPVTGYS from the coding sequence ATGAGCACGCCGATCGAACAGCCGAGCGTGCTGCACATCGCCGAGGAGGTGGCCGCGCGGCTGCGCGCCGACGCCGTCGAGCGGGAACGCCGGGGCGCCGAGCCGGTCGCAGAGGTGGCACTGCTGCGCGAGTCCGGCCTGCTGCGGCTGCTGGTGCCCGTCGAGCACGGCGGGCTGGGCGGCGACTGGCCCACCGCGCACCGGGTGATCGCCACGGTGGGGGCGGCGGACGCCTCGATCGGTCATCTGCTGGGCTATCACTACTTCCAGCTCTGGCGGACCCGCCTGTTCGACGTGCCGGAGCAGCAGGCCCGGCTGGAGCGCGCCACGGTCGAGGGCGGCTGGTTCTGGGCCGGGGTCAGCAACCCTCGGGACGCGGCGCTGGTCGCCCGGGCGGTGCCGGGCGGGCTGGCCGTCAGCGGACGGAAGTTCTTCGCCACCGGGGCCAGCGTCGCCGACCGGCTGATCGCCAGCGGCACCGAGGCCGACACCGGCCGCAAGATCGCCTTCACCCTGGACGCCTCGGCGGCGGGAATCCGCTATCTGGGCGACTGGGACAACCTCGGACAACGGCTGTCGGCCAGCGGCGGCGTCGAGTTCACTGATGCGTTCGTGCCCGAGGGCGACGTGCTGGGGGCGCAGCCCGCCCCGGACGAGCCGCGCGCGTGGCGGGACTCGCTGAGCCCGCTGGGCTTCCAGCTGCTGCTGAGCAGACTGCACGTCGCCATCGCCGAGGGCGCGCTCGGCGAGGCGGGCCGTTACACGGCCGAGCAGTCCCGCGCCTGGCCGCTGTCGGGAGTGGAGGCGGCGACCGACGACCCGTATGTGCTCGCCGAGTACGGCAGGCTCGACGCCCGGCTGACGGCGGCGACGCTGCTGGTGGACGCGGCCTCGCGCGCGTTCGAGGCAGCCGAGGCGCTGGGCACCGGGCTGACGGCCGAGCGGCGCGGCAAGCTGGGGGTGCTGATCTCCAGGGCGAAGGTCGTGAGCACCGAGGTGGTCAACGAGGTGGGCACCAGGATCTTCGAGCTGACCGGAGCACGGGCCACCGGCGCCCGCCACGGGCTGGACCGCTACTGGCGCAACGCCCGCACGCTGACGCTCCACGACCCGGTGAGCTACAAGGCCCGCGAGATCGGCCGTCATCTGCTCACCGGCGAGCTGCCGCCGGTGACGGGCTACAGCTGA
- a CDS encoding ABC transporter permease, which translates to MTDVLRGRRGAVLIALGAAFVVATVLLAATGADPLRAYQALVVGAFGPDGFPGTLAYLVPVLGMAIALAIPLRAGMVNLGGEGQLVLGAITAVIIGLHSPLPAGFTVLLAVAGGVLAGASYAALAALCETSLGVPLLVSSLLLSYPAMSLASYLVRFPLADPGSSLPQSRRLPEGVALPGIGLGEVTIGLFAVLAVVVVFLVVDARTPAGYEVRMTGAGPRFAAYAGIDRPALTLRLLAASGGMAGLVGAIMVLGFPFRFIDGALISPQYTWIGLMAALLAGASPVGTALAAFFFAALTNGGFDMERVTQTPRELTAILQAVIIVFLAASTGLLRRRGGSR; encoded by the coding sequence ATGACCGACGTACTGCGTGGGCGCCGGGGCGCGGTGCTGATCGCGCTCGGCGCGGCGTTCGTCGTCGCCACGGTGCTGCTCGCCGCCACCGGGGCCGACCCGCTGCGGGCGTATCAGGCGCTGGTGGTGGGCGCGTTCGGCCCCGACGGCTTTCCCGGCACGCTGGCGTATCTGGTGCCGGTGCTGGGCATGGCGATAGCCCTGGCGATCCCGCTGCGGGCCGGGATGGTGAACCTCGGCGGCGAGGGTCAACTCGTCCTCGGCGCGATCACGGCGGTGATCATCGGCCTGCACAGTCCGCTGCCCGCCGGGTTCACGGTGCTGCTCGCGGTGGCAGGCGGCGTGCTGGCGGGGGCGTCGTACGCGGCGCTCGCCGCCCTGTGCGAGACATCGCTGGGCGTCCCGTTGCTGGTCAGCTCGCTGCTGCTGAGCTACCCGGCGATGTCGCTCGCCTCGTACCTGGTGCGGTTCCCGCTCGCCGACCCCGGTTCCAGTCTCCCGCAGAGCAGGCGGCTCCCCGAGGGGGTGGCGCTGCCCGGGATCGGCCTCGGTGAGGTCACCATCGGGCTGTTCGCCGTCCTGGCGGTCGTGGTGGTGTTCCTGGTCGTCGACGCGCGGACCCCGGCGGGCTACGAGGTGCGGATGACCGGAGCCGGTCCCCGGTTCGCCGCCTATGCGGGCATCGACCGGCCCGCGCTGACTCTCCGGCTGCTGGCGGCCTCCGGCGGTATGGCTGGCCTGGTGGGCGCGATCATGGTGCTGGGCTTCCCGTTCCGCTTCATCGACGGTGCGTTGATCTCGCCGCAGTACACCTGGATCGGGCTGATGGCCGCGCTGCTGGCCGGGGCGAGCCCGGTCGGCACCGCACTGGCCGCGTTCTTCTTCGCCGCGTTGACCAACGGCGGCTTCGACATGGAGCGGGTCACGCAGACACCGCGTGAGCTGACGGCGATCCTGCAAGCGGTGATCATCGTGTTCCTCGCGGCGTCCACCGGTCTGCTGCGCCGCCGGGGAGGGTCCCGATGA
- a CDS encoding ABC transporter permease, whose protein sequence is MTIDPALFAAALRALTPILFAALAGALCQRAGVFNISLEGTMLVGCFAGVAGSWFSGSAWVGVLAAMAASAAFSLILAVGHVTLGADPIVLSVAMNMLAVGLTAFLLRTVFGTQGSFSDPALQGLGRVDIPLLADVPVLGPVLSGHSPLLYLSWLAVAGLAVLLYRHPWGLRLRGVGENPEAATNLGVSVTRHRYGAIVVGGALCGLGGAQLALGNVTLFAENMTAGRGWIAVVAVMLGLAAPIGVFLAALLFGLAEAFGFRLQAVGLPQQAADAAPYVVTLVALFLSSRRIRRRDEAKGTLTR, encoded by the coding sequence ATGACGATCGATCCGGCACTGTTCGCCGCCGCGCTGCGGGCCCTCACCCCGATCCTGTTCGCCGCCCTGGCCGGGGCGCTGTGTCAACGGGCGGGGGTCTTCAACATCTCGTTGGAGGGCACCATGCTCGTCGGCTGCTTCGCGGGCGTGGCGGGCAGCTGGTTCAGCGGCAGCGCCTGGGTGGGCGTGCTCGCGGCGATGGCGGCCTCGGCGGCGTTCTCGCTGATCCTGGCGGTCGGCCACGTGACGCTGGGCGCCGATCCGATCGTGCTGTCGGTGGCGATGAACATGCTGGCGGTGGGGTTGACGGCCTTCCTGCTGCGCACGGTGTTCGGCACGCAGGGCAGTTTCAGCGACCCCGCGTTGCAGGGCCTGGGGCGGGTCGACATCCCGCTGCTGGCCGACGTCCCCGTGCTCGGCCCGGTGCTGTCGGGCCATTCCCCGCTGCTCTATCTCTCCTGGCTGGCGGTGGCGGGGCTCGCGGTGCTGCTCTACCGGCATCCGTGGGGCCTGCGGCTGCGCGGCGTCGGCGAGAACCCCGAGGCGGCGACGAACCTGGGCGTGAGCGTCACCCGACACCGTTACGGCGCGATCGTCGTGGGCGGCGCGCTGTGCGGGCTCGGCGGCGCCCAGCTCGCGTTGGGCAATGTGACCTTGTTCGCCGAGAACATGACGGCGGGACGTGGCTGGATCGCGGTGGTCGCCGTCATGCTGGGTCTGGCGGCACCGATCGGCGTGTTCCTGGCGGCACTGCTGTTCGGTCTCGCCGAGGCGTTCGGCTTCCGGCTCCAGGCCGTGGGCCTTCCGCAGCAGGCGGCGGACGCCGCGCCGTACGTGGTGACCCTCGTGGCACTGTTCCTCTCCAGCCGTCGCATCCGGCGACGGGACGAGGCGAAAGGGACCCTCACTCGATGA
- a CDS encoding ABC transporter ATP-binding protein yields the protein MTASVESPALRWANLRVLWSFVRPHRRVLVLGTVLGLATTGAGLATPMVTKWLLDGLGAQAPIGPAVGLLAILLVVGAVVGLIQWILLGTLAERIVFDARGSMVRRLFRTRIGELSGRSSGELVTRVTSDTVLLREAAASSIIQLVNGIVGLLGALLLMAMLDWVLFATTMGALAMVGIAVGLLMPKIAVAQQQAQAAVGRLGGVLEGALRALRTVKASRAEGRESERVLHEAREARRESIRAVRIDAIAWTIAGAGIQIAIMLILAVGAWRVGMGALAVSSLVAFLLYAFQLMDPVSTLTTTFSQLQSGIAAAARIREIQALEVEEPGETSNGAAEGSATGTVPPAHTGSSAGRTDAVLSLHDVTARYAPGSAPALTGVSLDIVRTGHTAVVGPSGAGKTSMFSLILKFLQPESGELRLDGVPFAELSADEVRRRIVYVEQDTPLVPGTLRENVLYTHPDADDEAVWAALAEVRLADRVRALPDGLDTSVADTTISGGERQRIALARALVSDPEILLLDEATAQLDGLTEAAVHEVISRVAAQGAVVTIAHRLSTVIDADRIIVVEAGQVRAQGTHAELLVADELYRDLVAALRIATTVGPLLAAGTAPIDDQAVAVPAVLPGSVVG from the coding sequence GTGACCGCGTCGGTCGAATCGCCCGCCCTGCGTTGGGCGAATCTGAGAGTCCTGTGGTCGTTCGTCCGGCCACATCGTCGAGTGCTGGTCTTAGGCACCGTGCTCGGCCTGGCGACCACCGGCGCCGGGCTGGCGACGCCGATGGTCACCAAGTGGCTGCTGGACGGCCTCGGCGCGCAGGCGCCCATCGGCCCCGCCGTCGGATTGCTGGCGATCCTGCTCGTCGTCGGGGCGGTCGTGGGGCTGATCCAGTGGATCCTCCTGGGCACCCTGGCCGAACGGATCGTGTTCGACGCCCGAGGCTCCATGGTGCGTCGCCTGTTCCGGACCCGGATCGGCGAGCTGTCCGGCCGGTCCAGCGGGGAGCTGGTCACGCGGGTCACCTCCGACACGGTCCTGCTGCGGGAGGCCGCCGCCTCCAGCATCATCCAGCTCGTCAACGGCATCGTGGGACTGCTCGGTGCGCTGCTGTTGATGGCGATGCTCGACTGGGTCCTCTTCGCCACCACCATGGGCGCCCTGGCCATGGTCGGGATCGCCGTCGGCCTGCTCATGCCGAAGATCGCCGTCGCACAGCAGCAGGCCCAGGCGGCCGTCGGCAGGCTCGGCGGCGTGCTGGAGGGCGCGTTGCGTGCGTTGCGCACCGTCAAGGCGAGCCGCGCCGAGGGACGAGAGAGCGAGCGGGTCCTGCACGAGGCCCGCGAGGCCCGCCGGGAGAGCATCCGCGCCGTGCGCATCGACGCGATCGCCTGGACCATCGCGGGAGCGGGCATTCAGATCGCGATCATGCTGATCCTCGCGGTCGGCGCCTGGCGGGTCGGCATGGGCGCGCTGGCGGTCTCGAGCCTGGTCGCCTTCCTGCTCTACGCCTTCCAGCTCATGGACCCGGTGTCGACCCTCACCACCACCTTCAGCCAACTCCAGTCCGGCATCGCCGCCGCCGCACGGATTCGGGAGATCCAGGCCCTCGAGGTGGAGGAGCCCGGGGAGACGTCGAACGGCGCCGCCGAGGGGAGTGCCACGGGCACGGTCCCGCCAGCGCACACCGGCTCCTCGGCGGGACGTACCGACGCCGTGCTCTCGCTGCACGACGTCACCGCCCGCTACGCACCGGGCTCCGCCCCCGCACTCACCGGGGTGAGTCTGGACATCGTCCGCACCGGGCACACCGCCGTCGTCGGCCCCTCCGGAGCGGGCAAGACCAGCATGTTCTCGCTGATCTTGAAGTTCCTCCAGCCCGAGAGCGGCGAACTCCGACTGGACGGCGTCCCCTTCGCCGAGCTGTCCGCCGACGAGGTGCGGCGTCGCATCGTCTACGTCGAGCAGGACACCCCGCTGGTACCGGGAACCCTGCGCGAGAACGTGCTGTACACCCATCCCGACGCCGACGACGAGGCGGTCTGGGCCGCGCTGGCCGAGGTTCGTCTGGCGGACCGGGTGCGGGCGCTGCCCGACGGACTGGACACCTCCGTCGCCGACACGACGATCTCCGGGGGCGAGCGACAGCGCATCGCCCTCGCCAGGGCCCTCGTCTCCGACCCGGAGATCCTGCTGTTGGACGAGGCCACCGCCCAGCTCGACGGACTCACCGAGGCCGCCGTGCACGAGGTCATCTCGCGGGTCGCGGCACAAGGCGCGGTGGTCACCATCGCGCACCGACTCTCCACCGTGATCGACGCCGACCGGATCATCGTGGTGGAGGCGGGCCAGGTGCGAGCACAGGGCACCCATGCCGAGCTGCTGGTGGCCGATGAGCTGTACCGCGACCTGGTGGCGGCACTGCGGATCGCCACCACCGTCGGGCCGCTCCTGGCGGCCGGGACGGCGCCGATCGACGACCAGGCCGTGGCGGTCCCGGCCGTCCTCCCCGGCTCCGTCGTCGGCTAG